One genomic region from Solwaraspora sp. WMMD792 encodes:
- the rapZ gene encoding RNase adapter RapZ, whose protein sequence is MHDGEPAGTVADQNEARLVVVTGVSGGGRSTVARALENVGYYVVDNLPQALLLDMAELAMRAGGAARRTAMVLDVRSRAFSTDLVGAIRALKERGYQPRVVFVDAAADVLIRRFESVRRSHPLQGDGRLADGIAAERDLLAEARDQADVIIDTSHLNENQLRRRVEELFGGEDARRLRITVLSFGFKYGLPPDADFVIDARFLPNPYWVPDLREYTGREASVSGYVLSQEGADDFVRNYAELVNATTAGFEREGKRYLTVAVGCTGGKHRSVAIAEELAVRLRQARLSVNAQHRDLGRE, encoded by the coding sequence GTGCACGACGGCGAACCGGCCGGTACCGTGGCCGACCAGAACGAGGCCCGGCTGGTCGTGGTGACCGGGGTGTCCGGTGGCGGACGCAGCACGGTGGCCCGGGCCCTGGAGAACGTCGGCTACTACGTGGTGGACAACCTGCCGCAGGCGCTGCTGCTCGACATGGCCGAGCTGGCGATGCGGGCCGGTGGGGCGGCCCGGCGTACCGCGATGGTGCTGGACGTGCGCAGCCGCGCCTTCTCCACCGACCTGGTCGGCGCGATCCGGGCGCTCAAGGAACGCGGCTACCAGCCCCGGGTGGTCTTTGTCGACGCCGCCGCCGACGTGCTGATCCGCCGGTTCGAAAGTGTCCGGCGCTCGCATCCGCTGCAGGGCGACGGCCGGCTGGCCGACGGCATCGCCGCCGAGCGGGACCTGCTCGCCGAGGCCCGCGACCAGGCCGATGTGATCATCGACACCAGCCATCTGAACGAGAACCAGCTCCGGCGCCGGGTCGAGGAGCTGTTCGGCGGCGAGGACGCCCGCCGGCTGCGGATCACCGTGCTGTCGTTCGGCTTCAAGTACGGGCTGCCGCCGGACGCCGACTTCGTCATCGACGCGCGGTTCCTGCCCAACCCGTACTGGGTCCCGGATCTGCGCGAGTACACCGGCCGGGAGGCGTCGGTCAGCGGGTATGTGCTCAGCCAGGAAGGCGCCGACGACTTCGTCCGCAACTACGCCGAGCTGGTCAACGCCACCACCGCCGGGTTCGAGCGGGAGGGCAAACGCTATCTGACCGTGGCGGTCGGCTGCACCGGCGGCAAGCACCGCTCCGTGGCGATCGCCGAGGAGCTCGCCGTACGGCTGCGTCAGGCCCGGCTGTCGGTCAACGCCCAGCACCGTGACCTGGGGCGCGAGTGA
- the yvcK gene encoding uridine diphosphate-N-acetylglucosamine-binding protein YvcK yields the protein MSVLRVVAFGGGHGLAASLRGLRHAGAELALDLTAVVTVGDDGGSSGRLRADRGALPPGDLRQALAALAGPASADQLTAELFQHRFVPVPGEAPATDRPDPLTGHAVGNLVLCGLMELLGDPVAALDHVGRLLGATGRVLPMSCEPVSIEADVRGGDPRRPTDVVTVRGQHAVAVTRGRVESVRLQPKAPAACRPVLAAVRDADWLIFGPGSWYTSVIPHLLVPDLAAAIVASPARRLVTLNLAAEKETLGLSVADHLAALSWYLPQLQVDTVLADGTAVGDPEPAARAAESLGARLTLAPLAVADGSPRHDPVALGAALVPVLGSAR from the coding sequence GTGAGCGTACTGCGGGTGGTGGCCTTCGGCGGCGGGCACGGGCTGGCCGCCTCGCTGCGTGGCCTGCGTCACGCCGGTGCCGAGCTGGCGCTGGACCTCACCGCGGTGGTCACGGTCGGTGACGACGGTGGGTCGAGCGGTCGGCTGCGGGCCGACCGGGGCGCGCTGCCCCCCGGCGACCTGCGCCAGGCGCTCGCCGCGCTGGCCGGGCCGGCGTCGGCCGACCAGTTGACCGCCGAGCTGTTCCAGCACCGGTTCGTGCCGGTGCCGGGGGAGGCACCGGCCACCGACCGTCCCGACCCACTCACCGGGCACGCGGTCGGCAACCTGGTGCTGTGCGGGCTGATGGAGCTGCTCGGTGACCCGGTCGCCGCCCTCGACCACGTCGGCCGGCTGCTCGGCGCGACCGGCCGGGTGCTGCCGATGTCCTGCGAGCCGGTGTCGATCGAAGCCGACGTGCGCGGCGGTGACCCGCGCCGGCCGACTGACGTGGTCACGGTCCGGGGCCAGCACGCGGTGGCGGTCACCCGGGGCCGGGTCGAGTCGGTGCGGCTGCAGCCGAAGGCACCGGCCGCCTGCCGGCCGGTGCTGGCGGCGGTACGCGACGCCGACTGGCTGATCTTCGGGCCGGGCAGTTGGTACACCAGCGTCATCCCGCATCTGCTGGTGCCGGACCTGGCCGCCGCGATCGTGGCCAGCCCGGCCCGGCGGCTGGTCACGCTGAACCTGGCGGCGGAGAAGGAGACCCTCGGGCTGTCGGTCGCCGACCACCTCGCCGCGCTCAGCTGGTACCTGCCGCAGCTGCAGGTCGACACGGTGCTCGCCGACGGTACGGCGGTCGGCGATCCCGAGCCGGCGGCCCGTGCGGCAGAATCGCTGGGTGCGCGTTTGACGCTCGCCCCGTTGGCGGTCGCCGACGGCAGCCCCCGGCACGATCCGGTCGCGTTGGGTGCCGCCCTGGTGCCTGTCCTGGGGTCCGCTCGTTAA